A region of Pseudomonas sp. Marseille-Q3773 DNA encodes the following proteins:
- a CDS encoding GTPase/DUF3482 domain-containing protein codes for MTEPLKLAVVGHTNVGKTSLLRTLTRDVGFGEVSHRPSTTRHVEGARLSVDGEPLLELYDTPGLEDAIALLDYLERLDRPGERLDGPARLQRFLQGSEARQRFEQEAKVLRQLLASNAGLYVIDAREPVLAKYRDELEVLASCGKPLLPVLNFVASHSHREAQWREALARLGLHALVRFDSVAPPEDGERRLYESLALLLENARPALQRLIDDQQAQRLARRHSGKRLIAELLLDCAACRRSVEAEPAAEARAIEALRQEVRQREQRCVEALLKLYAFRREDAHASDLPLLDGRWGDDLFNPETLKLLGVRLGSGVAAGAAAGAGVDLLVGGLTLGAAALAGAIAGGALQTARNYGSRLMGKLKGKRELTVDDTVLRLLALRQQQLMVALENRGHAAQDSIRLGEPDEKAWREGKLPEALSKARAHPQWSTLNPGAKLNQAERQEQLEALVSQF; via the coding sequence ATGACTGAGCCACTGAAACTGGCCGTGGTCGGCCACACCAACGTCGGCAAGACCTCGCTGCTGCGCACCCTGACCCGTGACGTCGGCTTCGGCGAGGTATCCCACCGCCCCAGCACCACCCGCCATGTCGAAGGGGCGCGGCTGTCGGTGGACGGTGAGCCCCTGCTGGAACTGTACGACACCCCGGGCCTGGAAGACGCCATCGCCCTGCTCGACTACCTTGAACGCCTGGACCGCCCGGGCGAGCGCCTCGACGGCCCGGCCCGTCTGCAGCGTTTTCTGCAGGGCAGCGAAGCGCGCCAGCGTTTCGAACAGGAGGCCAAGGTGCTGCGCCAGCTGCTGGCCAGCAATGCCGGCCTGTATGTGATCGATGCCCGCGAGCCGGTACTGGCCAAGTACCGCGACGAGCTGGAGGTACTGGCCAGCTGCGGCAAGCCGCTGCTACCTGTACTCAACTTCGTCGCCAGCCACTCGCATCGCGAAGCGCAATGGCGTGAAGCCCTTGCCCGGCTTGGCCTTCACGCATTGGTGCGGTTCGACAGCGTGGCCCCGCCAGAGGATGGCGAGCGGCGGTTGTACGAAAGCCTGGCGCTGCTGCTGGAAAACGCCCGCCCGGCCCTGCAGCGGCTGATCGACGACCAGCAGGCGCAGCGCCTGGCTCGCCGGCACAGCGGCAAGCGCCTGATCGCCGAACTGCTGCTGGACTGCGCCGCCTGCCGACGCAGTGTCGAGGCCGAGCCGGCTGCCGAAGCCCGGGCCATCGAGGCGCTACGCCAAGAGGTGCGCCAGCGCGAACAGCGCTGTGTCGAAGCGTTGCTCAAGCTGTATGCCTTCCGCCGCGAGGATGCCCATGCCAGCGACCTGCCGTTGCTGGATGGCCGCTGGGGCGACGACCTGTTCAATCCCGAAACCTTGAAGCTGCTGGGCGTGCGCCTGGGCAGTGGTGTGGCCGCCGGTGCTGCGGCGGGTGCCGGGGTGGACCTGCTGGTCGGCGGCCTGACACTGGGGGCTGCCGCCCTGGCCGGGGCGATTGCCGGCGGCGCGCTGCAGACGGCGCGCAACTATGGGTCGCGGTTGATGGGCAAGCTCAAGGGCAAGCGCGAGCTGACGGTGGACGACACGGTGTTGCGCCTGCTGGCCTTGCGTCAGCAGCAGTTGATGGTAGCGCTGGAAAACCGCGGGCATGCGGCGCAGGACAGCATTCGGCTGGGGGAACCGGATGAGAAGGCCTGGCGGGAGGGCAAGTTGCCGGAGGCGTTGAGCAAGGCACGGGCGCATCCGCAGTGGTCCACCCTGAACCCAGGGGCGAAGCTGAACCAGGCTGAGCGGCAGGAACAGCTAGAGGCTCTGGTTTCACAGTTTTGA
- a CDS encoding putative 2-aminoethylphosphonate ABC transporter substrate-binding protein, which translates to MHKHLALAAAVSAVFSLQASAAATQLTVYTALEAEQLKIYKQAFEKANPDIEIKWVRDSTGIITAKLLAEKDRPQADAVWGLAASSLAILDHNGMLEAYAPKDLDKIANNYRDAANPPAWVGMDVWAATLCFNTIEAEKQGLSKPVSWQDLTKPEYKGKIVMPNPASSGTGFLDVSAWLQTFGEPQGWAYMDALHQNIGQYVHSGSKPCKLAAAGEFPIGISFEYPAVQLKRQGAPLDIVLPKEGLGWEIEATAVIKGSPKADAARRLADFSASPAAMELYKENFAVLAAPGIAKPQTELPADYEQRLIKNDFAWASKNRDQILAEWRKRYDGKSEKVAQQ; encoded by the coding sequence ATGCACAAGCACCTTGCACTTGCCGCTGCTGTCTCCGCCGTGTTCAGTCTGCAGGCTTCGGCCGCGGCGACCCAGCTGACGGTCTACACCGCGCTGGAAGCCGAACAGCTGAAGATCTACAAGCAGGCCTTCGAGAAGGCCAACCCGGACATCGAGATCAAGTGGGTCCGTGACTCCACCGGCATCATCACCGCCAAGCTGCTGGCCGAGAAAGATCGCCCGCAAGCTGACGCCGTATGGGGACTGGCGGCATCGAGCCTGGCCATCCTCGACCACAACGGCATGCTCGAAGCCTATGCACCCAAGGACCTGGACAAGATCGCCAACAACTATCGCGATGCTGCCAACCCGCCAGCCTGGGTCGGCATGGACGTGTGGGCCGCCACCCTTTGCTTCAATACCATCGAGGCCGAGAAACAGGGCCTGAGCAAGCCGGTCAGCTGGCAGGACCTGACCAAGCCCGAGTACAAGGGCAAGATCGTCATGCCCAACCCGGCCTCGTCCGGCACCGGCTTCCTGGATGTCAGTGCCTGGTTGCAGACCTTTGGCGAGCCGCAGGGCTGGGCATACATGGATGCGCTGCACCAGAACATCGGCCAGTACGTTCATTCCGGTTCCAAGCCGTGCAAGCTTGCCGCAGCGGGTGAGTTCCCGATCGGTATCTCGTTCGAGTACCCGGCCGTGCAACTCAAACGCCAGGGCGCGCCGCTGGACATCGTGCTGCCGAAGGAAGGCCTGGGCTGGGAGATCGAGGCGACTGCAGTGATCAAAGGTTCGCCAAAAGCGGATGCGGCCAGGCGCCTGGCTGATTTCTCGGCAAGCCCGGCGGCCATGGAGCTGTACAAGGAAAACTTCGCCGTGCTGGCTGCCCCGGGTATTGCCAAGCCGCAGACCGAACTGCCGGCGGACTATGAACAGCGCCTGATCAAGAACGACTTTGCCTGGGCCTCGAAGAACCGTGACCAGATCCTGGCCGAGTGGCGCAAGCGCTATGACGGCAAGTCAGAGAAGGTGGCTCAACAGTAA
- a CDS encoding putative 2-aminoethylphosphonate ABC transporter permease subunit: MAAPMSLSLNQAQANDNAGIAQGDRLFVVGGKCLLLILLLVAVLMPLLAIFWRGFSAEAGQGGGLVAARELFASANFHWLLGNSLAVAFTVAAIVVPLAYVFAYALQRTLIPGKGLWRGISLLPLLAPSMLPAIALVYLFGNQGLLRGLLDDNIYGFWGIVLGEAIYTFPHALMILLSALSLADARLFDAASSMGAGPWRAFTSVTWPATRQAVFAAFCLVFTLTITDFGVPVVVGGDYQVLALEAYKAVVGQQQFGRGALIGMVLLVPALLSFSVDAWLRRRQGEAMSGRAQVFVPKPSRSRDACFLVIVLLVCAALLLVIGMAVYSSLVTFWPYNLSLSLRHYLFEDTAGGGWLAYRNSVTMASGTALIGSIVIFTGAYLMEKTQGQRPLNQALRLLSFIPMAVPGLVLGLGYVFFFNLNGNPLHVFYGGMGLLVVCTIAHYLTTAQMTAATALRQLDGEFEAAALSLKAPLYRHFWRVTVPICLPALLDIIRYLFVSAMTTVSAAIFLYSPDTILAAVAVLNMDDAGNVGGAAAMSTLILLTSAGASLLLAAASRGLLRRSQAWRQCAATV, from the coding sequence ATGGCCGCGCCCATGTCCCTGTCATTGAACCAGGCCCAGGCCAATGACAACGCTGGCATCGCCCAGGGTGACCGGTTGTTCGTCGTCGGCGGCAAGTGCCTGCTGCTGATCCTGCTGCTGGTGGCGGTGCTGATGCCGCTGCTGGCGATCTTCTGGCGCGGCTTCAGCGCCGAAGCGGGCCAAGGTGGCGGCCTGGTGGCGGCGCGCGAGCTGTTTGCCAGCGCCAACTTCCACTGGCTGCTGGGCAACAGCCTAGCAGTCGCCTTCACCGTCGCGGCCATCGTGGTGCCACTGGCCTATGTGTTCGCCTATGCCCTGCAACGCACATTGATCCCGGGCAAGGGCCTGTGGCGGGGAATTTCCCTGCTGCCGCTGCTGGCGCCATCGATGCTGCCAGCCATTGCCCTGGTCTACCTGTTCGGCAACCAGGGGCTGCTGCGCGGCTTGCTCGACGACAACATCTACGGCTTCTGGGGGATCGTGCTGGGCGAGGCAATCTACACCTTTCCGCATGCGCTGATGATCCTGCTGTCAGCCTTGTCGCTGGCCGATGCGCGTCTGTTCGACGCTGCCTCCAGCATGGGCGCCGGGCCGTGGCGGGCCTTCACCAGCGTTACCTGGCCGGCCACGCGCCAGGCAGTGTTCGCGGCGTTCTGCCTGGTGTTCACCCTGACCATCACCGACTTCGGGGTACCGGTCGTGGTCGGCGGCGATTATCAGGTGCTGGCGCTGGAAGCCTACAAGGCGGTGGTCGGCCAGCAACAGTTTGGCCGTGGTGCGCTGATTGGCATGGTGCTGCTGGTGCCGGCGCTCTTGAGCTTTTCTGTCGACGCCTGGCTGCGCCGACGTCAGGGCGAGGCCATGAGTGGCCGCGCCCAGGTGTTCGTGCCCAAGCCGTCGCGCAGCCGCGATGCCTGCTTCCTGGTCATCGTGCTGCTGGTGTGCGCGGCGTTGCTGCTGGTGATCGGCATGGCGGTGTATTCGTCGCTGGTCACCTTCTGGCCCTACAACCTGTCGTTGTCGCTGCGTCACTACCTGTTCGAGGACACCGCCGGGGGCGGCTGGCTGGCCTACCGCAACAGCGTGACCATGGCCAGCGGTACTGCGCTGATCGGCAGCATCGTGATCTTCACCGGTGCCTACCTGATGGAGAAGACCCAAGGACAACGCCCGCTCAACCAGGCGCTGCGCTTGCTCAGTTTCATCCCCATGGCTGTGCCGGGCCTGGTCCTGGGCCTCGGCTACGTGTTCTTCTTCAACCTGAACGGCAACCCCCTGCATGTGTTCTATGGCGGCATGGGGCTGTTGGTGGTGTGCACCATTGCCCATTACCTGACCACCGCGCAAATGACCGCGGCCACCGCCCTGCGCCAGCTCGACGGCGAGTTCGAGGCCGCCGCGCTGTCGCTGAAGGCCCCGCTGTACCGGCACTTCTGGCGGGTGACCGTGCCGATCTGCCTGCCGGCGCTACTGGACATCATCCGCTACCTGTTCGTCTCGGCGATGACCACGGTTTCGGCGGCGATCTTCCTGTACAGCCCCGACACCATCCTGGCTGCCGTCGCCGTGCTGAACATGGACGACGCTGGCAACGTTGGCGGTGCCGCCGCCATGTCCACCCTGATCCTGCTGACCAGTGCCGGCGCTTCACTGTTGCTGGCTGCTGCCTCACGCGGCCTGCTGCGCCGCTCCCAAGCCTGGCGCCAATGCGCCGCGACCGTCTGA
- a CDS encoding putative 2-aminoethylphosphonate ABC transporter ATP-binding protein, whose product MNPTTPGAQMKVRNIHKRFGAFTALNDVSLDIAAGELVCLLGPSGCGKTTLLRCIAGLERQDSGTLYIGERDVSRLPPQARDYGILFQSYALFPNLTVEANIAYGLTGRSRDQARQRVAEMLALVGLVGSEKKYPGQLSGGQQQRVALARALAPSPSLLLLDEPMSALDARVREHLCSELRQLQRQLGITTLMVTHNQDEAMLMADRIAVMNNGQVEQYATPQAIYDKPATPFVAEFVGQGNWLPFQRSGDSHAQVGSMSMRLVPGSAQASSGRLFCRPEAITVNPTVHEDNLFPALVREITFLGNRCRMSFELKALPGHALLAELAPEAMPRLGSQDIWVALPPQRLQVFA is encoded by the coding sequence ATGAACCCCACCACCCCTGGCGCACAGATGAAAGTGCGCAACATCCACAAGCGCTTCGGTGCCTTCACCGCGCTCAATGATGTCTCGCTGGACATCGCCGCCGGCGAGCTGGTGTGCCTGCTGGGCCCGTCCGGCTGCGGCAAGACCACCCTGTTGCGCTGCATCGCCGGGTTGGAGCGCCAGGACAGCGGCACGCTCTACATCGGTGAGCGCGATGTCTCCAGGCTGCCACCGCAGGCCCGCGACTACGGCATCCTGTTCCAGTCCTACGCGTTGTTCCCCAACCTGACCGTCGAAGCCAACATTGCCTACGGGCTGACCGGCAGGAGCCGCGACCAGGCACGTCAACGGGTGGCCGAAATGCTGGCGCTGGTAGGCCTGGTCGGTAGCGAAAAAAAATACCCCGGTCAGCTCTCGGGTGGCCAGCAGCAGCGTGTGGCCCTGGCCCGCGCGCTGGCGCCGTCGCCCTCCCTGCTGCTGCTCGACGAGCCGATGTCGGCGCTGGATGCCCGGGTGCGCGAGCACCTCTGCAGCGAACTGCGCCAGCTGCAGCGCCAGCTGGGCATCACCACGTTGATGGTGACCCACAACCAGGACGAAGCCATGCTGATGGCCGACCGCATTGCGGTGATGAACAACGGCCAGGTCGAGCAGTACGCCACCCCGCAGGCAATCTACGATAAGCCCGCCACGCCGTTCGTCGCCGAATTCGTCGGCCAGGGCAACTGGTTGCCGTTCCAGCGCAGCGGCGACAGCCATGCCCAGGTCGGTAGCATGAGCATGCGCCTGGTGCCGGGTTCGGCCCAAGCCAGCAGTGGCCGGCTGTTCTGCCGCCCGGAGGCGATCACGGTCAACCCGACGGTGCACGAAGACAACCTGTTCCCGGCGTTGGTCCGCGAGATCACCTTTCTCGGCAACCGTTGCCGCATGAGCTTCGAGCTCAAGGCCCTGCCAGGCCATGCGCTGCTGGCCGAACTGGCCCCCGAGGCCATGCCGCGACTGGGCTCGCAGGATATCTGGGTGGCACTGCCGCCGCAGCGCCTGCAGGTGTTTGCCTGA
- a CDS encoding LysR family transcriptional regulator: MLSSELKAFYMVARLGSITLAAKKLGLSQPTVTTQIRNLESQYAVELFYRGGRRLVLSEEGGRLLPMVKALLQQEADIEFELRNSGQAQGSLRIAATAPYYILDLVKIYRERLPQVDVAVEIGNSQQVLEMLEEYRVDIAASSQLVEDARLVRRVLGTDPLVVAVHRNHPLAHRQAVSIEAVAGHCLLLREQGSTTRKLTEQMMREAGVTAGALLEIGSRESIREAVLRNIGISVIARHEVPHNPELRVLALENAPVMHEYLYCLKERRQARLPAAFLGVAQEVAGSHF; the protein is encoded by the coding sequence ATGCTGAGTTCGGAGCTCAAAGCCTTTTACATGGTGGCTCGCCTGGGCAGCATCACCCTCGCGGCGAAGAAGCTCGGGCTCAGCCAGCCCACGGTGACCACGCAGATTCGTAACCTGGAAAGCCAGTACGCGGTGGAGCTGTTCTACCGCGGCGGACGGCGCCTGGTGCTGAGCGAGGAGGGCGGGCGCCTGCTGCCGATGGTCAAGGCGCTGCTGCAACAGGAGGCCGACATCGAGTTCGAGTTGCGCAACAGCGGCCAGGCTCAGGGCAGCTTGCGCATTGCCGCCACGGCGCCTTATTACATTCTCGACCTAGTGAAGATCTACCGTGAACGCCTGCCACAGGTGGACGTGGCGGTGGAAATCGGCAACTCGCAGCAGGTACTGGAAATGCTCGAGGAGTACCGGGTGGATATCGCTGCTTCGTCGCAGTTGGTGGAGGATGCGCGGCTGGTGCGGCGGGTGCTGGGGACCGACCCGCTGGTGGTGGCGGTGCACCGCAATCATCCGTTGGCCCACCGCCAGGCGGTGTCGATCGAGGCGGTGGCCGGGCATTGCCTGCTGCTGCGCGAACAGGGTTCGACCACGCGCAAGCTGACCGAGCAGATGATGCGGGAGGCCGGGGTGACGGCCGGAGCGTTGCTGGAAATCGGCAGCCGTGAATCGATCCGCGAGGCGGTTTTGCGCAATATCGGCATAAGCGTGATTGCCCGGCACGAGGTGCCGCACAATCCCGAGCTGCGAGTGCTGGCGCTGGAAAACGCGCCAGTCATGCATGAGTACCTGTATTGCCTGAAAGAGCGGCGTCAGGCCAGGTTGCCGGCGGCGTTCCTCGGGGTGGCGCAAGAAGTGGCGGGTTCGCATTTCTGA
- a CDS encoding heavy metal translocating P-type ATPase, which translates to MNQPASHEHKHHHHAHSCCEASVAPAKVQVSGKASSHAQLSRFRIEAMDCPTEQTLIQDKLGKLAGIEQLEFNLINRVLGVRHTLNGTAEIEQAIDSLGMTAEPLGSADEGSASAPQSAKARWWPLALSGVAALAAEIVHFAALAPEWVVAALALAAILGCGLGTYKKGWIALKNRNLNINALMSIAVTGAVLIGQWPEAAMVMVLFTVAELIEARSLDRARNAIGGLMQLAPDMATVRQADGQWREVEVREVTIGALVRVRPGERIGLDGEVTSGQSSVDQAPITGESLPVEKAVGDKLFAGTINQAGALEFRVTAVAGQSTLARIIKAVEEAQGARAPTQRFVDRFSRIYTPVVFAIALAVAVIPPLFMAGAWFDWIYRALVLLVVACPCALVISTPVTIVSGLAAAARKGILIKGGVYLEGGRHLDFLALDKTGTITHGKPVQTDAKVLEPLFEGRAQALAASLGERSDHPVSRAIAQFGKQQGLALAEVEDFAALAGRGVRGRIAGELYHLGNHRMVEELGLCSPQLEAQLDALERQGKTVVLLLDRSGPLALFAVADTVKDSSRQAIVELHELGIKTVMLTGDNPHTAQAIAAVVGIDRAEGNLLPADKLTSIEALYAQGHRVGMVGDGINDAPALARAEIGFAMAAAGTDTAIETADVALMDDDLRKIPAFVRLSRQSAAILMQNIVLALGIKAIFLAITFAGMATMWMAVFADMGVSLLVVFNGLRLLRK; encoded by the coding sequence ATGAACCAGCCTGCCAGCCACGAACACAAGCATCACCACCACGCCCACAGCTGCTGTGAAGCCTCCGTTGCGCCTGCCAAGGTACAGGTGAGTGGAAAGGCCAGCAGCCACGCCCAGCTCAGCCGCTTCCGCATCGAGGCCATGGACTGCCCGACCGAGCAAACGCTGATCCAGGATAAGCTGGGCAAGCTGGCGGGCATCGAGCAACTGGAATTCAACCTCATAAACCGCGTACTCGGCGTGCGTCACACCTTGAACGGCACTGCCGAAATCGAGCAGGCGATCGACAGCCTGGGCATGACAGCCGAGCCGCTTGGCAGTGCAGATGAAGGAAGCGCCAGCGCGCCACAATCGGCCAAGGCCCGCTGGTGGCCGCTGGCTTTGTCGGGCGTCGCCGCGCTCGCCGCCGAGATCGTGCATTTTGCGGCGCTGGCCCCGGAATGGGTCGTGGCGGCACTGGCGTTGGCGGCCATCCTTGGCTGTGGTCTGGGTACCTACAAAAAGGGCTGGATCGCGCTCAAGAACCGCAACCTCAATATCAACGCGCTGATGAGCATTGCCGTGACCGGCGCCGTGCTGATCGGCCAGTGGCCGGAAGCCGCCATGGTGATGGTGCTGTTCACCGTCGCCGAACTGATCGAAGCCCGCTCGCTGGACCGCGCGCGCAATGCGATTGGTGGCCTGATGCAGCTCGCCCCGGACATGGCCACCGTGCGCCAGGCCGATGGCCAATGGCGTGAAGTGGAAGTGCGTGAGGTGACCATCGGTGCCTTGGTGCGGGTGCGCCCCGGCGAGCGCATTGGCCTGGACGGCGAAGTGACCAGCGGGCAATCCAGCGTCGATCAGGCGCCGATCACCGGCGAAAGCCTGCCCGTGGAGAAGGCGGTGGGTGACAAGCTGTTCGCCGGTACCATCAACCAGGCGGGCGCACTGGAGTTTCGCGTTACCGCAGTTGCCGGGCAATCGACCCTGGCGCGGATCATCAAGGCGGTCGAGGAAGCGCAAGGTGCTCGGGCGCCTACCCAGCGGTTCGTCGACCGCTTCTCGCGCATCTATACACCGGTGGTATTCGCCATAGCATTGGCCGTGGCGGTAATACCGCCGCTGTTCATGGCCGGCGCCTGGTTCGACTGGATCTATCGCGCCCTGGTGCTGCTGGTGGTGGCCTGCCCGTGTGCCTTGGTGATTTCGACTCCGGTAACCATCGTCAGCGGGCTGGCCGCCGCCGCGCGCAAAGGCATCCTGATCAAGGGCGGCGTGTATCTGGAGGGCGGCCGGCATCTGGACTTCCTGGCACTGGACAAGACCGGCACGATCACCCATGGCAAGCCCGTGCAGACCGACGCCAAGGTGCTGGAGCCGCTGTTCGAAGGCCGCGCCCAGGCCCTTGCCGCCAGCCTGGGCGAGCGTTCGGACCACCCGGTATCCCGTGCGATTGCCCAGTTCGGCAAGCAACAAGGGCTGGCCCTGGCCGAGGTCGAGGATTTCGCCGCCCTGGCCGGCCGAGGTGTGCGAGGCCGCATTGCGGGTGAGCTCTACCACCTGGGCAACCACCGGATGGTCGAGGAGCTGGGCCTGTGCTCGCCGCAGCTGGAGGCCCAGCTGGATGCGCTGGAACGTCAGGGCAAGACCGTGGTGCTGCTGCTCGACCGCTCCGGCCCCCTGGCCTTGTTCGCTGTGGCCGATACGGTCAAGGACAGCAGCCGCCAGGCCATCGTCGAGCTGCATGAGTTGGGCATCAAGACCGTGATGTTGACCGGTGACAACCCGCATACCGCCCAGGCCATCGCTGCCGTGGTCGGCATCGACCGCGCCGAAGGCAACCTGCTGCCTGCCGACAAGCTGACGAGCATCGAAGCGCTGTACGCCCAGGGCCATCGGGTGGGCATGGTCGGCGACGGCATCAACGATGCCCCGGCGCTGGCCCGCGCCGAGATCGGTTTCGCCATGGCGGCGGCCGGTACCGACACCGCCATCGAAACCGCCGACGTTGCGCTGATGGACGACGACTTGCGTAAAATCCCGGCCTTCGTCAGGCTGTCGCGGCAAAGTGCGGCGATCCTCATGCAGAACATCGTTCTGGCGTTGGGTATCAAGGCGATATTCCTGGCGATCACCTTTGCCGGCATGGCCACCATGTGGATGGCGGTGTTTGCCGACATGGGCGTCAGCCTGCTGGTGGTATTCAACGGCTTGCGTCTGTTGCGCAAATAG
- the cadR gene encoding cadmium resistance transcriptional regulator CadR — MKIGELAKATDCAVETIRYYEREQLLPEPARSEGNYRLYTQAHVERLTFIRNCRTLDMTLDEIRSLLGLRDSPDDSCGSVNALIDEHIEHVQARIDGLVALQQQLVELRRRCSAQGAECAILQQLETNGAVSVPETEHSHVGRSHGH, encoded by the coding sequence ATGAAGATCGGAGAACTGGCCAAGGCCACCGATTGCGCCGTGGAAACCATCCGTTACTACGAGCGCGAGCAGCTGCTGCCCGAGCCGGCACGCTCGGAGGGCAACTACCGGCTGTACACCCAGGCGCACGTCGAGCGGCTGACCTTCATCCGCAACTGCCGCACCCTGGACATGACCCTGGACGAAATCCGTAGCCTGCTAGGCCTGCGCGACAGCCCTGATGATTCCTGCGGCAGCGTCAATGCGTTGATCGACGAGCATATCGAGCACGTGCAGGCGCGGATCGATGGTCTGGTGGCGTTGCAGCAACAGCTTGTGGAACTGCGCCGGCGCTGCAGTGCACAAGGGGCGGAGTGTGCGATCTTGCAGCAACTGGAGACGAACGGGGCGGTATCGGTGCCGGAAACCGAGCATTCGCATGTGGGGCGAAGCCATGGGCATTAA
- a CDS encoding thymidylate synthase translates to MKQYLDLVRDVIENGTLQGNRTGIRTISLPGAMLRFDLQKGFPAITTRKLAFKSAIGEMVGFLRGVKNAGEFRELGCKVWDQNANENAQWLANPFRQGQDDLGEIYGVQWRQWPGYKRIPLSNPAAIEMAEQAGFRRIAQDEENGVAFVILYKAIDQVRQCLDTIANDPGSRRILFHGWNCAQLDEMALPPCHLLYQFHPNVETKEISLTLYIRSNDLGLGTPFNLTEGAALLSLFGRLTGYTPRWFTYFIGDAHVYENHLEMLNEQLKREPLEAPKLVISDRVPAFADTGRYEPEWLEKIEPSDFWLEGYEHHAPMTAPMAV, encoded by the coding sequence ATGAAACAGTATCTGGACCTGGTCCGCGACGTCATCGAAAACGGCACGCTGCAGGGCAACCGCACCGGCATCCGCACCATCAGCCTGCCGGGCGCCATGCTGCGTTTCGACTTGCAGAAGGGCTTCCCGGCCATCACCACGCGCAAGTTGGCGTTCAAGTCGGCGATCGGCGAAATGGTCGGTTTCCTGCGCGGTGTGAAGAACGCCGGTGAATTCCGCGAGCTTGGCTGCAAGGTCTGGGACCAGAACGCCAATGAAAACGCCCAGTGGCTGGCCAACCCGTTCCGCCAGGGCCAGGACGACCTGGGCGAGATCTACGGCGTGCAGTGGCGCCAGTGGCCGGGCTACAAGCGCATTCCGCTGAGCAACCCGGCGGCCATCGAGATGGCCGAGCAGGCAGGCTTCCGCCGCATCGCCCAGGACGAGGAGAACGGCGTCGCCTTCGTTATCCTGTACAAGGCTATCGACCAGGTGCGTCAGTGCCTGGACACCATCGCCAACGACCCGGGCAGCCGGCGCATCCTGTTCCACGGCTGGAACTGCGCGCAGCTGGACGAAATGGCGCTGCCGCCGTGCCACCTGCTGTACCAGTTCCACCCGAATGTAGAGACGAAGGAAATTTCCCTGACCCTGTACATCCGCTCCAACGACCTGGGCCTGGGTACGCCGTTCAACCTCACCGAAGGCGCGGCGCTGCTGTCGCTGTTCGGCCGCCTGACCGGCTACACCCCGCGGTGGTTCACCTACTTCATCGGCGATGCCCATGTGTATGAAAACCACCTGGAGATGCTCAACGAGCAGCTCAAGCGCGAGCCGCTGGAAGCGCCGAAGCTGGTGATCAGCGACCGCGTGCCGGCGTTTGCCGATACGGGCAGGTACGAACCGGAGTGGCTGGAGAAGATCGAGCCGAGTGATTTCTGGCTGGAAGGGTATGAGCACCATGCGCCGATGACGGCGCCGATGGCGGTCTGA
- the lgt gene encoding prolipoprotein diacylglyceryl transferase: protein MLPYPQIDPVAVAIGPLKIHWYGLMYLVGIGGAWLLASRRLNRFDHTWTREKLSDLVFWLSMGVIVGGRLGYVLFYDLHAYLANPTLIFEVWKGGMSFHGGFIGVMLAALWFGKRNNKSFFELMDFVAPLVPIGLGAGRIGNFINAELWGKPTDVPWAMIFPPFSDPAQLPRHPSQLYQFALEGVALFVILWLFSRKPRPTMAVSGMFALFYGIFRFIVEFVRVPDAQLGYLAWGWLTMGQILCVPMILAGLGLIWWAYNRKPTAKPA, encoded by the coding sequence ATGCTGCCTTACCCGCAGATAGATCCCGTGGCCGTAGCCATCGGGCCGCTGAAAATCCATTGGTACGGCCTGATGTACCTGGTCGGCATAGGGGGTGCCTGGCTGCTCGCCTCGCGCCGGCTGAACCGCTTCGACCACACCTGGACGCGCGAAAAGCTCTCCGACCTGGTGTTCTGGCTGTCGATGGGGGTGATCGTCGGTGGCCGGCTGGGCTATGTGCTGTTCTACGACCTGCACGCCTACCTGGCCAACCCGACGCTGATCTTCGAGGTCTGGAAAGGCGGCATGTCGTTCCACGGCGGCTTCATTGGGGTGATGCTGGCGGCCTTGTGGTTCGGCAAGCGCAACAACAAGTCGTTCTTCGAACTGATGGACTTCGTCGCCCCGCTGGTGCCGATCGGCCTGGGCGCCGGGCGCATCGGCAATTTCATCAACGCCGAGCTGTGGGGCAAGCCGACCGATGTGCCATGGGCGATGATCTTCCCGCCGTTCAGCGACCCGGCGCAGTTGCCACGGCACCCGTCGCAGCTGTATCAGTTCGCCCTCGAGGGCGTGGCGCTGTTCGTCATCCTCTGGCTGTTCTCGCGCAAGCCGCGGCCAACCATGGCGGTGTCGGGTATGTTCGCGTTGTTCTACGGCATCTTCCGCTTCATCGTCGAATTCGTCCGCGTACCGGATGCCCAGCTCGGCTATCTGGCCTGGGGCTGGCTGACCATGGGTCAGATTCTCTGCGTACCGATGATCCTGGCTGGCCTCGGCCTGATCTGGTGGGCTTATAATCGCAAGCCCACGGCGAAACCCGCCTGA